AGCACGTAGATCTCGCCGAGCGCCGGGTCCGCCCCGGCCGCCGGGTGCACCTTGGTCCAGTGGAAGCCGAGCAGGGTGTCCGCGATGTCCACGGCGAGCAGGAAGCCGGCCGGGTCGAACCACGGCTCCGCCTCACGCAGCCGCAGATCCTCGATCGTCCAGCGGCCCTGCTCCGGGTGCTCGGCGAAGGCTTTCGCGTTCACCTCGAGCCAGGCCGGCTCGTCGGAGCCGGGGCGGAAGCCGCGGACGGTCACGCCGTCCGGCAGCGGGATGTCCGGCAGCGGCTCCAGCAGCGAGCGGCGCATCTGCCAGAGAACCCTCGATCGGGTGAATCCGTGGCGCTCGGCGAAGGCCCGGGCCGCGGGATCGTCCCCGTGCGCCCAGATGCGCAGCGGCCCGTCGCCGGCGGCGGCGAGCAGCGCGGTGCCGTGACCGCGGCGGCGGTGCGCCGGGTGCACGACGAGTTCACCGGACCCGTCCTCGACGAACAGGTAACCGGCCAGGCTGCCGTCCTCGGCGCGGGCCAGGAAATGCCGGCCCCCGCCGTTGCGGACGCGCAGCTCCACGTCCTCGGAAAGGGGGTAGTCCGCCGCGTCGGCCAGGGCCAGGACGGCATCGCTCTCGGCGGCGGACAGCCTTTCCATCAGGTGAGCGTCAGACCGGGAGCGAGACCGGGTCGTTGTCCGGCAGCTGGCGGCCGGACGGCGGGACCACGAACTTGTAGCCCACCTGGCGCACGGTGCCGATCATCGACTCGTACTCCGAGCCCAGCTTGGCGCGCAGGCGCCGGACGTGCACGTCGACGGTGCGGGTGCCACCGAAGTAGTCGTAACCCCAGACCTCGCGGAGCAGCTGGTCCCGGGTGAAGACCCGGCCCGGGTGCTGGGCGAGGAACTTGAGGAGCTCGAACTCCTTGTACGTCAGGTCGAGCGGACGACCCTTGAGCTTCGCCGCGTAGGTGTCCGGGTCGATGTTGAGCTCGCCGGCTCGGATCGAGCCGCCGGCACCGGCGGTCGCGTTGTTCAGCCGGCCGACCGAGAGCCGCAGCCGGGCCTCGACCTCGGCCGGGCCCGCGCTGGCCAGGATCACGTCGTCGACGCCCCAATCGGCGTTCAGCGCGATCAGGCCGGCCTCGGTGACCACCGCGATCAGCGGGACACCGATGCCGGTCGCGTGCAGCATGCGGCAGGTGGCACGCGCCTCGGAGAGCTCGGAACGGGCGTCGACCAGAACGGCGTCGGGGCTCGGCCCGGACACCAGGGTGCGCACGTCACGGGGTGCGGTCCGAACCGAGTGGGGCAGCAGGTCCAGGGCGGGCAGCACGGCGGAAGGCTCACCGGCACGTGCCGTCACCAACAGAAGGATCTCCACACTCACCTCCGTCCTCGCGGCACTCAGGCCGCTCGGGTGACCCGGTCTGCGCAGCTCATAGCTTCGCCACCGGAGAGACTGGGCCCGGCGTCACCGACGGGTGGGTTGCGGTTACCTTAACCGATCCATCGGTTGCCGCCATGGCTTCGTACGTGCAAGTGACGTACTAAACCCCTGCTCGGTGGGTTTGTAACGCGCCTTTTACAAAGTTGGGCCCGAGGCGCCCTTCTGGCACGATCGCAGGCGTGTTCCCCTCCATGCCGCAGGACGACCCCTGGGACGCCGACGCCTCCCGTGACGTCGCACGTCTGCACCCGGGCCGCCCCAAAGCCGGGATGTACGGCGCCGTGCCCGAGGACGAGCCCGAGGAGCGGCCCTCCTCCGTCGATCCGGACGCGGAGGACGAGGAGGAGTTCGAGGAGATCGAGGTCGTCCCGGTCCGCCCCAAGCTGTCGGTGGCGATCGGCGGCTTCGCGGCGCTGCTCGGCGCGGCGCTGATCACCGGGGCGCTGACCACCGCGCCGGACAGTCGCGCGGCGTACGCGGTGATCCTGTTCGGCGTCCAGCTCCTCGGCCTGCTGGCCTGGACCATGGCGCTGAACCCGCCGGCCCGCGCGGCGACCGCCGCGATCAGCGGCGCCACCGGCCTGGTGGCCTGCTACCTCGCCGCCACCACCGCCGAGGCCGCGCTGCTGCCCCTGCTCTACGTGGCGGTGGCCGGTTTCGTGGTGGCGCTGGGCGGCCAGCTGATCCGGGCCGACGACCGGCACCGGGTCGGCGACTCGTGGCGGACCACGCTGCTGATCGTGCTGGGCGTGGTGGCCTACGCGATCCCGATCGTGCTCACCCGGCAGCCGGTCGGCTCGCAGGCGATCCTGGTCTGCTGCACCGGCGCCGGGCTGGCCCTGCTGATCTCCCGCCTGACCGACGCGGTGTTCCCGAAACCGCGGATCGCCGCGCAGGTCCCCCGCGGCGCGGCCGGCGTGGTGCTGGGCGCGATGATCGGCACCTTCGCCACCGCGTGGCTGGGCAGCCTGCTGGTGTACCCGTTCACCCCGGCCAAGGGCGCGGTGGCCGGCCTGGTCGCGGCGGTCGCGGCGATCCTGGTCGACCTGGCGGTCAACTTCGGCGAGGCGGGCCGCCGGCTGGCCGGCGAGGCGCCGACGTTCTGGCTGGCCCGGCACATGACCGGCCCGCTGGGCGGGTTCGCGCTCACCTTCGCGACGGCCTATCTACTGGTGCACCTCTACTTGACCTGAACCTCTCGTTTCCCGGGACCGTGGACGTGGGCATGTACGGTCCCCAACAGTCCACGAACCGGGAGGGCCCGTGACCGAGGAGTACGGAACCGACCAGCGCCCGCGCCGCCGCCGGGGACGGGGGCTCCTGATCGCGGTCGGGGTGCTGCTGCTCCTGCTGCTGGCCGGCCTGGTGGTGGTCGACCGGTGGGGCGCGTCGTACGCCGAGGGCGTGATCGGGGACAAGGTCGCCGAGCAGGTCCGGGCCCGCAAGGCCAGCAGCGACACCCCCGAGGTGGACATCAAGGGCGTCCCGTTCGTCACGCAGGTGCTCCGCGGGGAGTACCAGGAGATCCAGATCCAGCTGCCGAACTTCAGCGGGCCCACCGGCACCGGCGAGCAGATCCACCTGGACCTGCTGGACATCCGGGCCAAGGACGTCACGGCCCCGCTCGACGCGCTGCGCAGCGGCACGGGCGAGGTGGTGGCCGGCACCCTGACCGGCACCGGCACCATCGACTACCCGCAGCTGATCGAGCTGATCGGGCAGAAGGGCCTGAAGC
Above is a genomic segment from Actinoplanes ianthinogenes containing:
- the mshD gene encoding mycothiol synthase, with translation MERLSAAESDAVLALADAADYPLSEDVELRVRNGGGRHFLARAEDGSLAGYLFVEDGSGELVVHPAHRRRGHGTALLAAAGDGPLRIWAHGDDPAARAFAERHGFTRSRVLWQMRRSLLEPLPDIPLPDGVTVRGFRPGSDEPAWLEVNAKAFAEHPEQGRWTIEDLRLREAEPWFDPAGFLLAVDIADTLLGFHWTKVHPAAGADPALGEIYVLGVDPSGHRRGLGAALSVAGLRHLAAAGLTVAGLYVDESNAAAVALYRRLGFEIYKADINYSR
- a CDS encoding winged helix-turn-helix transcriptional regulator; the encoded protein is MEILLLVTARAGEPSAVLPALDLLPHSVRTAPRDVRTLVSGPSPDAVLVDARSELSEARATCRMLHATGIGVPLIAVVTEAGLIALNADWGVDDVILASAGPAEVEARLRLSVGRLNNATAGAGGSIRAGELNIDPDTYAAKLKGRPLDLTYKEFELLKFLAQHPGRVFTRDQLLREVWGYDYFGGTRTVDVHVRRLRAKLGSEYESMIGTVRQVGYKFVVPPSGRQLPDNDPVSLPV
- a CDS encoding LmeA family phospholipid-binding protein; the encoded protein is MTEEYGTDQRPRRRRGRGLLIAVGVLLLLLLAGLVVVDRWGASYAEGVIGDKVAEQVRARKASSDTPEVDIKGVPFVTQVLRGEYQEIQIQLPNFSGPTGTGEQIHLDLLDIRAKDVTAPLDALRSGTGEVVAGTLTGTGTIDYPQLIELIGQKGLKLSEKDGNLVGSATVTVLGQQLDLAGTAKLSVVNGGIRVRFADVKATNLPDLPGIQNAIDSYAGKLGLDLPAPELPLQLKVRSLTPTPDGLQVTFGATNVNLNAGGL